A region from the Ciconia boyciana chromosome 1, ASM3463844v1, whole genome shotgun sequence genome encodes:
- the LOC140649190 gene encoding T-cell activation Rho GTPase-activating protein-like, whose translation ALFGRPLAALCSQDGTLPQPIQDLLALLHQHGPSTEGIFRLAASERASRELREALDSGAEVRLESQPAHLLAVVLKDFLRKIPSKLLEEELYEEWMSALQKTSGQERLAGLKEVASKLPKANLLLLKQLLTLLHNISRNAATSRMTAGNLAICVGPNLLSPAEEHTLPLDVLLQVTAKVTRLVEFLIEHHGELFEEEVAGLAGASAEELPAPGAEAETAEVPIYFCCLDSPDEL comes from the exons GCTCTCTTCGGCCGGCCcctggcagctctctgcagccaggaCGGCACActgccccagcccatccag GACCTGCTGGCTCTCCTGCACCAGCACGGGCCATCCACGGAGGGGATCTTCCGGCTGGCGGCCAGCGAGCGTGCCTCCCGGGAGCTCAGGGAGGCCCTCGACAGCGGAGCGGAGGTCCGCCTCGAAAGCCAGCCTGCGCACCTGCTGGCCGTCGTCTTGAAG GACTTCCTCCGTAAGATCCCCTCCAAGCTCCTCGAGGAGGAGCTCTACGAGGAGTGGATGAGCGCCCTGCAGAAGACCAGCGGGCAGGAGCGGCTGGCAGGGCTGAAAGA GGTGGCCAGCAAGTTGCCCAAGGccaacctcctgctcctcaAGCAATTGCTCACCCTGCTCCATAACATCAGCAGAAACGCAGCCACCAGCAGGATGACTGCCGGCAACCTGGCCATCTGCGTGGGGCCGAACCTCCTGAGCCCAGCCGAGGAGCACACGCTCCCCCTGGACGTCCTGCTGCAGGTGACGGCCAAG GTGACACGGCTGGTGGAGTTCCTCATTGAACACCACGGGGAACTCTttgaggaggaggtggctgggCTTGCCGGCGCATCAGCCGAGGAGTTGCCTGCACCAGgggcagaagcagaaacagcagag GTGCCGATTTACTTTTGCTGCTTGGATTCTCCGGACGAGCTCTGA